The sequence below is a genomic window from Streptococcus oralis.
TAAAGCTGCGGTTAAAGACTTTCTTCTTTTTTGCCTCTAGGGCTTCTGCATTGTCTAGCTTGATATAAGCGCCACGACCATTGGCCTTGCCTGTCGGATCGATAAAGACCTCTCCTTCCTTGTTCTTGACAATGCGGAGCAAATCACGCTTATCAATCACTTCGTTGGATACAACAGACTTGCGCAAAGGGATTTTTCTTGTTTTCATCTTTCCCTCCTCTAGCAGCTTTTATTCTTCTATCAATTCGTCCGCAGCTGCGTAATCCACTTGACCTGCTTCTTCCATAGCTTCAAATTCACTGGCAGACTTGATATCGATACGGTAACCTGTCAAATGAGCTGCCAAGCGAACGTTTTGTCCACGACGACCGATTGCAAGAGAAAGCTTGTTATCAGGTACAACGACCAAGGCACGTTTGCTGTCATTTTCATCAAAGATAACTTGGTCAACCTCTGCAGGTGCGATAGCATTGTAGATAAACTCAGCTGGATCTGCTACCCACTCGATAACGTCGATGTTTTCTTCGACAGGAATCATGCGGTCGCTCTTGGCATCGTAACGAGTTGGGTGGAATTTGCTGGTGATTTTCTTGATGTTGGCACCACCACGCCCAACGATTGTCCCGATAGCGTCCACGTTTGGATTGTGGCTACGAACGGCAACTTTAGTACGGTCACCTGCTTCACGAGCTACGCTCATGATTTCAACAGTTCCATCGTAGACTTCTGGAATTTCTTGCTCCATCAAGCGTTTGATCATTTCTGGATGGCTACGACTGACAAAGACGCTGACACCACGAGGATTGTCTTCAACCTTGTAAACATAAACTTCGATACGATCATGAGAAGCAAAGACTTCACCAGGGATTTGGTCTTGTTTTGACAATTGAGCTTCGATGCTGCCAAGATTGACATAGATGAAA
It includes:
- the rnpM gene encoding RNase P modulator RnpM; this encodes MKTRKIPLRKSVVSNEVIDKRDLLRIVKNKEGEVFIDPTGKANGRGAYIKLDNAEALEAKKKKVFNRSFNMEVEESFYDELIAYVDHKVKRRELGLE
- the nusA gene encoding transcription termination factor NusA yields the protein MSKEMLEAFRILEEDKGIKKEDIIDAVVESLRSAYRRRYGQSDSVAIDFNEKTGDFTVYTVREVVDEVFDSRLEISLKDALAINSAYELGDKIKFEEAPAEFGRVAAQSAKQTIMEKMRKQTRAITYNTYKEHEQEIMSGTVERFDNRFIYVNLGSIEAQLSKQDQIPGEVFASHDRIEVYVYKVEDNPRGVSVFVSRSHPEMIKRLMEQEIPEVYDGTVEIMSVAREAGDRTKVAVRSHNPNVDAIGTIVGRGGANIKKITSKFHPTRYDAKSDRMIPVEENIDVIEWVADPAEFIYNAIAPAEVDQVIFDENDSKRALVVVPDNKLSLAIGRRGQNVRLAAHLTGYRIDIKSASEFEAMEEAGQVDYAAADELIEE